GTCTGGTGTCGAGCAAGGAAGCTGTGAGACACAATGTAATTCCCAACATGTAATAAGTTGCAgcaatgattaattgattaatcatttactATTTTGGTTTCAGCATACATGTTTATCTGTGGAGCTAAATGGCTGTAACTCATCATTTGTTACATAGTTTATAAAGTTTGAGGGAAACATCTATATTAAAAGTGAACACACCAATCACTGTGCAAACATACAAGAACTGGTACTTTTCTTCGTTTTATGTGACAGTAATAAAGAATGAGAACCTTTGAATTTATTTGCAGAATGTCAGTATAGCCTCCCAGAGCTGCTGTTTGGATGTGAGCTGCCTCCCACCATCATAGATCTTTagacatgatgatgattgtcATGCATGAAGATGATGTTTTAGACGGTTCTTCTTTTTGTACCATGGAAGAAAGTGGTCAGTCAAAAACTCCACATACTTTTCAGAGGTCGTAAACGGTCCGAATCAGCCACAAATCTCTTAACAGTCCGATGATCATGCTTAAGTTTTCGTGAAATATCTAAGGTTTTCATACCTTGTCCAAGGCATTCAACTATTTCATGcttttcagcagcagagagatcCTTTTACTTTCCCATATTGCTTGAAAATGGTGGTCTGCTTAATAATGTGGAACGTCCTTCTTTAGTAGTTTTTCCTTTAATTGGGCTCACCTGGCAAACTGATTATCACAGGTGTCTGAGATTGATTTCAGTGATCCAAAGAGCCcagaaaacacaacaccatCCATGAGTTTGattgaaagacaaaaaatgtaatctttatGACACTTAAGTACAATTTGCATAATCATTTGGAAAGCAGTGTAGTTATAATGGACAAAAGGCATCATGCCAGAAAGTGTCTTTAATGTTGGGAGTTTGAGTAAACAAGTTAATGGTATGTACAACAGCCTTCAAACAAGTTagcacatgaacataacatgCGGTAACATTAGTTATTCAGTTTGGTTTTAAGCTACAAGGgctagttttttttaaatctagcCCACAAATAGGACACCTTCAAGACTATGATTCATAATTAGGTAAGCGGACGTAACATGTTTTACGTATTACGGCACGTCCCGTCCTGTAGAGCTAGATTTTATCGACTATCTTCAGGGCAAGGGGTTCCTTTCCCCTTGGAATTGAGTTACAATGGGTAGTGTGGTTATAATCACACTTTGGGTCGAAGATGTTGGGGAAACCAACGTGAGCAACTGCTGTTGTGGGAGTGCCTGTCTCGGGGCAGCTGGTTGACATGGAGGTTATGCTTTCTGTCACTAGGCTTCTTTTTGTCAACCCCGTTGTCCCGTTAAGCCGTCTGGGTGACACTTTTGGAGTTGACCCACCAGGTTTAAAGGTTTTATCCCTCGCCTGTGGAGGGACAACCCATTCTAAAGCCACCTGAGATATCTTCTTTATCTCTAGCATGGAAAGTTTACCTTGGCTTGTCTGAATCACAACGTGAGTGCGTATGCATGGGTGAAGGTTGCATACATTCTGCAGAGAGGAGCATGGGGGACGGATAGTCTTGAACTGACCTAACCCTCTCTCCATGGAGGTGAGCATGAAGAGCAGTGTCATGCATGTGTGAATGAAAAGGATCCTGAGTAGAAATTCTACTAGAGGCTAAACTACCTCTATCAGAAATGTCAGATTTATTTGACTTTGTTCCCAACGAGTTAAGCTCATTTGGAAACCTTTCACCGCTCCTATGTGGTCGAGTTAAATGCTCACTACAGGGAGGCTGTGAGTCAGAATAACCATAGTCACATTTGCTGGACAACTCTGGTGTAGAGAGATGCTCTGATCTAGGCCTTAACAATTCTTCCTTGTGGCAAAGCTCTGATTCTGCAGAATGTAGGTCTACTAAATAGCGCAAAGCTTTCTCATTGGCCTTGTTTAGCTCTTGAAGGAGGTAAACATTCTGAGCTCTCAGGGACTCAACTTCTTCTTTCTATAGAGCTGCTTTGCTCTGAAGTGAAAGGCTGGCCTGTCTGTGGAAATTCAGCAACAGGCATTCCAACAATGATACTTTGGATGCATTCTTAGCATCAAAACCATCACAGATGGGAGAGTTTATTTCCTCCTTCCACTTATTCAAATGTAACCTGTTGATGAATTCAACATAACCAGTCTTTAGGCTCTGTAcaagagaagaaacaaacagttcTACACATGGATTCTCCACTTTTAGGTCTAGAGAAAAGAAGTTGATGCAAGttgtaaaatacaacaaacaactCAATTAGTTACTGTTATAACCTGTGGAACACTGTGTAGTGTTGCTACCCTGGGCTAACAACAATATGGATGTCTACCACATGGAAAGAAGCTTTCTTTGAAGTAGGTAAAGCACTGACTAGTAACTAGAGTATATTAGGCTTAAGAAAATATGGCAGCagagtttaagaaaaaaaatgttgcaaacAAAATTACACTAACTGAAATGCAAAGTGGGACTGTTCCTAAACGTAACCCTTAAATGCATGAATGTGACAGAGAGGTACACAGTTTTCACAGGGCAGGTCTTACTTAGGCTGAAATGCACAGCAGtaacaacacaaaatacaagcTCCATGACACAGGGTTGTGTTACGCTGTGTGTTTCTTAAAGAAAGAGCATTTAATTTAACAACCACATTTTCAGTGTCAGGTTTCTACAGATCACTGGACagttagcaacattagcaagctGACAGACAAGTTAAAATCATTGGACTCAATATGGTAACAactaaaaatgtttctttagtTAAATGTAGTAAATCTAATCCTTTGTACTACAATGTGTTTCCTTAGCAACTGAAGTCTACTCTAGTCGAGGATTAATGATGAAACATCAAAGTCTGGGGAATCTACCTGGTAAAATGACCAAAATTGTGGTCAATAAATATTACACAATTATGAATACATTGGTAAACAGTACCATGCCTCACACGGGGCACCATTGTGTTGGGGGAACCAATATGATTGGTTACGAATTTTGAATTATAtatggaataattaatttcttataaaaaaataaatgtgagtcAAACTCACTCAATAAATCACAATACCACATCAAAAGTTAGCTTGAATTGAAGGATTGGATTTCTAAAGGGAAAAACTTAATTAGACCAGACTGTATATTTTAGAAATACTTACAATATCTACTAAATGtaactatactgtatatagtgtgtgttgttgctgggAGCTTGTTTGCTCTGGGGATATGGAGAAGAGAAGGGCAAGGAGTAGGGGAAACCTGGATTTTGTATTGTTTAAGGCACATGGGATCACAtttcacaaagtgaccactgaggCGGGTTTCACACTGGTATATGATCTTCATCAAAGATGAATgtgactccatcttgaatgagGTGATCCCCAATACAGGTTTAACATGCTGTCATCAGAAACAAACAGGTGCAACATGTTTTTGCCAGAAATTCAACATGCTGTCATGTTGTTTCATTACTGAACAAAACAGTACAATGACTATCATTGCAGATACTGTTGTGGTTTCTAAATATAGACAATCCGAAGAGACTAACATTAGTACTACCGTTGGTTAGCATGTAGGTGTGGTTTTATGACGTCACGTTGAATCTCCAGCACACAGTTGTTCCATCTGTTTATCTGATTATGTATCACGGTTTTTAAGGGGTGTCTCATTTTGTAGTGCTAGATTTTAACCATGTGGTTCTAACCTACAAATCATATCAAGCTAGAGTGTTGTGTAGCTAAGCTAACCACAATAAAATCAGTTTGAAGTCTCTTGAACATACCCTAAACTAAAATGTTCTCTGGCATCAAAGAGATTTTCTAACGTAACTCAGTTTCGCTGTGTATTGACAAGCGTACAATAATGGCAATATAACAATAGCTGATGATGGCTATTAGTGTATGTGTGGTTTTTACAACAGTCAGCGTAGATTTGTGACGATGTAAGATCgtgatgtcacaaaataaataaatataaacaataaaactgtgAAGCAGTAAAATGATGTTATAAGTTAATTATTGGTGGGATTTTCACCTTCATCTTCACACCTGACCTGTGGACAACCAATGAGGGATCATGACAACACTGCATTGCTCGGTGTTATATTTACATCATCTGTGTCAGACAGGCTGCACAGAGCTCAGCAGGAGACTCAGCTGCACAAAACTACACCATCTCATCACTGGAGAAACCTGCTCCACATTGGATCTGAACTTTGATTATTACACTTTTTGACAGTTCTCTCAAAGAACAACATGAATTCAAACAACTCAGTGTTTGGTCAGACTTTAGCGCAGGTGCACAGTAAGTTTATTATCGTGCAGGTGCTGGTGGTGATTTTTCTCTGCGTCAACTTGTTGCTGATCGTGAccttctttaaaaatgaatgtttctaCACAACTACTCGCTACATCCTCTTTGCTGTGACGTTACTGTCGGACAGTTTCCTGTTCTTAGCgtctgactttattttcatctttaacATTTTCCGAGTCACCATGCAGGTTTCGTTGTGCAGCGTCAGCTGCATCATTGTGGGCTTGTACCTCATCGTCACACCGGTGACTCTCACAGCGATGACGCTGGAGCGCTACGTGGCCATTTGTATGCCCCTACGTCACGCGGAGCTGTGCTCCACACACAGCAGTGTACACGTCATCCTCGTCATTCACGGCCTCAGCTCTGTGCCCTATGCCGTCATTTTTATCACCTTCTTTGCTTCGGCATCTCTTGACTTTTACTATCAATATAGGACATGCTCTGtggagattttctttttgtataaaTGGCAGGATCACGTCAAGTCAGCTGTGTTTCAGTTCTACTTCCTCATCATGTGTCTCATCATCATGTTGTGctactttaaaataatgaaagtggCCAGAACTGCGTCAGGAGATGATAAAATATCCTCCAGGAAAGGACTCAGGACGGTGACTCTTCATGCTttccagctgctcctctgtctcaTCCAGTTTTGGTATCCTTTAATAACGTCCAGTCTAATTCATATTGATTTCACTGACTTACAACATGTCCGTTTTTTTTGCTACATAATGTTTAATCTTGCACCGCGGTGTCTTAGTCCTCTCATTTATGGCCTCAGGGATGAAATGTTTCTCCATGCACTGAGAAGATGCCTCTCATGTGGCTTGTATGAAACAAAATGATGGTTGCTTTAATTATTTACTTGTCTTATTCTGTTATTCTGATAATCTGCTTCATTTGAAATTCTGTAAATGGACGGTTAAATCCAAAAGGACGCGGTAAAACTGCCATTAAACACCACAACTATCTACTTTACCATGTAA
This Solea senegalensis isolate Sse05_10M linkage group LG8, IFAPA_SoseM_1, whole genome shotgun sequence DNA region includes the following protein-coding sequences:
- the LOC122773809 gene encoding odorant receptor 131-2-like; the encoded protein is MNSNNSVFGQTLAQVHSKFIIVQVLVVIFLCVNLLLIVTFFKNECFYTTTRYILFAVTLLSDSFLFLASDFIFIFNIFRVTMQVSLCSVSCIIVGLYLIVTPVTLTAMTLERYVAICMPLRHAELCSTHSSVHVILVIHGLSSVPYAVIFITFFASASLDFYYQYRTCSVEIFFLYKWQDHVKSAVFQFYFLIMCLIIMLCYFKIMKVARTASGDDKISSRKGLRTVTLHAFQLLLCLIQFWYPLITSSLIHIDFTDLQHVRFFCYIMFNLAPRCLSPLIYGLRDEMFLHALRRCLSCGLYETK